A genomic window from Methanobacterium sp. BRmetb2 includes:
- the grpE gene encoding nucleotide exchange factor GrpE: MYGKNDLKKIKEELKEKKSLLTDKKNELQEIEEKLEELQKVADEQEKELEEKDKKLEEYTSHLQRLQADFENYKKQTAKRQEDFVQYANEGLILKLLDVYQDFERAFENCKTTEDLQEGLEIIYNKLKEILEKEGLEEISAKGEKFDPFKHEALMTENHEDFENGMITDELSKGYKLKDKVIKYSMVKVCKK, translated from the coding sequence ATGTACGGCAAAAATGATTTAAAAAAAATTAAAGAAGAATTAAAAGAGAAAAAATCTCTTTTAACTGATAAAAAGAATGAACTTCAAGAAATAGAAGAGAAACTTGAAGAACTGCAAAAAGTAGCAGATGAGCAAGAAAAGGAACTTGAAGAAAAAGACAAAAAATTAGAGGAATACACCTCCCACTTACAACGTTTGCAGGCTGACTTTGAAAATTATAAAAAACAAACTGCTAAACGGCAGGAAGACTTCGTTCAATATGCTAACGAGGGACTTATCTTAAAATTATTGGATGTTTACCAGGACTTTGAACGTGCCTTTGAAAACTGTAAAACCACTGAAGATCTCCAAGAAGGGTTAGAAATCATCTACAATAAGTTAAAGGAAATTTTAGAAAAGGAAGGTCTGGAAGAAATCTCTGCAAAGGGCGAAAAATTTGATCCATTCAAGCATGAAGCTCTAATGACTGAAAATCATGAAGACTTTGAAAATGGCATGATAACCGATGAACTATCCAAGGGATACAAATTAAAAGACAAAGTAATTAAATATTCCATGGTAAAAGTTTGTAAAAAATGA
- a CDS encoding type II methionyl aminopeptidase produces MIKMYRKAGKITSKVRKMALDEIKPDMKILELIELVEKEIIKLGGIPAFPCNISVNEVTAHYTSPPNDDSTLKFGDLVKIDLGAHVDGYIADTAISTMVGGEEYLDSTAIDETLISKNLNMIETSILAVESAISTIREGVEVGKIGEVVEETITSRGFKPVSNLTGHSMDQYILHSGLSIPNVKEKNPHKLEEGDVLAIEPFVTDGVGRVTDMSDAYIFRFLRDRPLRMIHAKKLLGQIKSEYRNLPFTPRWLLDHFEEHRLNASLRQLIQSRAVYPYHVLKEKSDAWVAQAEHTIIVEKDGCEVITK; encoded by the coding sequence ATGATTAAAATGTATAGAAAAGCTGGTAAGATTACATCTAAAGTTAGGAAAATGGCTCTTGATGAAATTAAACCAGATATGAAGATATTGGAATTAATTGAATTGGTAGAAAAGGAAATAATCAAATTAGGAGGAATACCTGCTTTTCCGTGTAACATATCTGTTAATGAAGTAACTGCACATTACACATCCCCTCCTAATGATGATTCAACTTTAAAATTTGGAGATTTAGTAAAAATAGATCTTGGAGCCCATGTTGATGGTTACATCGCCGATACTGCCATAAGTACCATGGTTGGTGGTGAAGAATATCTGGATTCCACTGCTATTGATGAAACTTTAATTTCAAAAAATTTGAATATGATTGAAACCTCTATCCTAGCAGTTGAAAGTGCAATAAGTACAATAAGGGAGGGTGTAGAAGTTGGAAAAATTGGTGAAGTAGTGGAAGAAACCATAACCAGTAGAGGTTTTAAACCTGTTTCTAATTTAACAGGCCATAGTATGGATCAATATATTTTGCACTCTGGACTTTCAATTCCCAATGTAAAAGAAAAAAATCCCCATAAATTAGAAGAAGGAGATGTGCTAGCCATAGAACCGTTCGTAACTGATGGTGTGGGTCGAGTTACAGATATGAGCGATGCATACATATTCAGATTTTTAAGGGATCGGCCACTTAGAATGATTCATGCCAAAAAACTTTTGGGACAAATAAAAAGTGAATATCGTAATTTACCATTTACCCCAAGATGGCTTTTAGATCACTTTGAGGAACATAGATTGAATGCATCCTTGAGACAACTTATACAATCACGGGCTGTTTATCCATACCACGTACTCAAGGAAAAAAGTGATGCATGGGTGGCTCAGGCAGAACATACCATAATAGTTGAAAAAGATGGTTGTGAAGTAATCACCAAATAA
- a CDS encoding molecular chaperone DnaK, whose product MANKKEKIIGIDLGTSNSAAAVLVGGKPTIIPSAEGASQYGKAFPSYVAFTDDGQRLVGEPARRQAVTNPENTITAIKRSMGTDHKVTVQGKQYTPQEISSFILQKIKKDAESFLGEEVKKAVITVPAYFNDNQRTATKDAGTIAGLDVVRLVNEPTAASLAYGIDKSEDDELEIMVFDFGGGTLDVTIMEFGGGVFEVRSTSGDTKLGGTDMDTAIMKYLAEEFKKENGIDLMDDDQAVQRLREASEKAKIELSTTLTSDINLPFITATQEGPKHLTTKLTRAKLEELVDPIIKKCSGPMQQAISDAKMTKGDIDKIILVGGPTRMPAVQKFVESYIGKPIERGIDPMECVATGAAIQGGVLAGEIKDLVLLDVTPLSLGIETLGGVFTNLIERNTTIPAKKSQIFSTAADNQTSVDIHVLQGERPMALDNTTLGRFQLVGIPPAPRGIPQIEVTFDIDANGIMNVSAKDMGTGKEQAITITAPNKLSDDEIEQKVKEAEMHAEEDKKKQEEIEVRNNADSMIYTSEKTLEELGDKVPSDKKEKIENLIKELRDLIGGEDLAAIKEKTEELTKVVQEVGATIYQQAQQEQAQQQGQQQGQTNEGSAQEGKDDDTIDADYEVKK is encoded by the coding sequence ATGGCAAATAAAAAAGAAAAAATTATAGGTATAGATTTAGGAACAAGTAACTCTGCTGCAGCTGTTTTAGTTGGTGGTAAACCAACCATAATTCCAAGTGCTGAAGGAGCCAGCCAGTATGGTAAAGCTTTTCCAAGTTATGTTGCTTTTACAGACGATGGTCAAAGATTAGTGGGAGAACCTGCCAGAAGACAGGCTGTCACCAATCCTGAAAACACTATAACTGCCATTAAAAGGAGCATGGGAACTGATCATAAAGTTACAGTTCAAGGAAAACAGTACACCCCCCAAGAGATTTCCTCTTTTATTCTACAGAAAATTAAAAAAGATGCCGAATCATTTCTGGGAGAAGAAGTTAAAAAAGCAGTTATAACTGTCCCTGCCTACTTTAACGATAACCAGAGAACTGCTACCAAAGACGCTGGAACTATAGCTGGTCTGGATGTTGTGAGACTGGTAAATGAACCAACTGCTGCCAGTTTAGCTTATGGTATAGATAAATCTGAAGATGATGAACTGGAAATTATGGTATTCGATTTTGGTGGAGGAACACTTGACGTTACAATCATGGAATTTGGTGGAGGAGTATTTGAAGTTAGATCCACCAGCGGGGACACTAAACTTGGTGGAACTGATATGGATACTGCCATCATGAAATACTTAGCTGAAGAGTTCAAAAAAGAAAATGGAATAGACTTGATGGATGACGATCAGGCAGTACAAAGATTAAGAGAAGCATCTGAAAAGGCAAAAATTGAGCTTTCCACTACCTTAACCTCAGATATAAATTTACCATTCATTACCGCAACTCAAGAAGGTCCAAAACACCTTACCACAAAATTAACTAGAGCTAAACTGGAAGAACTGGTGGACCCCATTATTAAAAAATGTTCTGGTCCTATGCAACAAGCCATATCCGATGCTAAAATGACTAAAGGAGATATTGATAAAATAATCCTGGTTGGTGGCCCTACCAGAATGCCTGCAGTCCAGAAATTTGTGGAAAGTTATATAGGCAAACCAATTGAGCGTGGAATAGACCCTATGGAATGTGTAGCAACTGGTGCTGCAATTCAAGGAGGAGTTCTGGCTGGAGAAATCAAAGATCTTGTTCTATTAGATGTTACCCCATTATCTTTAGGTATTGAAACTTTAGGTGGCGTATTCACCAATTTAATAGAAAGAAATACCACCATTCCAGCTAAAAAGAGCCAAATATTCTCTACTGCAGCTGACAATCAAACTTCGGTGGACATACATGTACTGCAGGGTGAGCGGCCAATGGCCCTAGACAACACCACTCTTGGAAGATTCCAGTTAGTAGGAATACCTCCTGCACCACGTGGAATACCTCAAATCGAGGTAACATTTGATATCGATGCCAATGGTATAATGAACGTATCTGCCAAGGATATGGGAACTGGTAAAGAGCAAGCAATAACCATAACTGCACCTAACAAATTATCCGACGATGAAATTGAACAAAAAGTCAAAGAAGCAGAAATGCACGCTGAAGAAGATAAAAAGAAACAAGAAGAAATTGAAGTAAGAAATAACGCAGATTCAATGATTTACACTTCAGAAAAAACTTTAGAAGAGCTCGGTGACAAAGTACCCAGTGATAAAAAAGAAAAAATAGAAAACCTGATTAAAGAACTTCGTGATTTAATTGGCGGTGAAGATCTTGCTGCCATTAAAGAAAAAACCGAAGAATTAACTAAAGTCGTTCAAGAAGTAGGGGCCACTATTTATCAACAAGCTCAACAAGAACAAGCCCAGCAACAAGGTCAACAACAGGGCCAAACAAATGAAGGGTCTGCCCAAGAAGGAAAAGATGATGACACTATAGATGCAGATTATGAAGTTAAAAAATAA
- a CDS encoding 4Fe-4S ferredoxin gives MNLYEKIKEIAENDGIEFVGVADLSPARDFIQDYAQNMLDKYPKAITLGMRLLDDVVNELPLKKEKPVAVNYFHAYELTNQRLDIVSYKISNLIQKEGYHVLPIPASKRCDDERIAAEFSHKLAAHMAGIGWIGKSCLLINPEAGPRVRWITVLTDAPLDATGSPMEESCGDCNKCVDICPVNAFSGRSFKIDEPREARYDARKCEQYFKELEEKGELPVCGLCIYVCPHGQKG, from the coding sequence ATGAATCTCTACGAAAAAATAAAAGAAATCGCAGAAAACGACGGTATTGAATTTGTGGGAGTGGCTGATTTATCCCCTGCACGTGATTTTATCCAGGATTATGCCCAGAATATGTTAGATAAATATCCCAAAGCCATAACATTAGGTATGCGGCTTTTAGATGATGTAGTAAATGAACTACCTCTAAAAAAAGAGAAACCTGTTGCTGTTAATTATTTTCATGCCTATGAACTCACTAATCAACGTTTAGATATAGTATCCTATAAAATTAGCAACTTAATCCAAAAAGAAGGTTATCATGTTCTGCCCATACCTGCGTCCAAACGTTGTGATGATGAACGTATTGCTGCGGAATTTTCTCATAAATTAGCAGCCCATATGGCAGGTATTGGTTGGATAGGCAAAAGTTGTTTATTGATCAATCCGGAAGCCGGTCCTCGTGTTAGATGGATAACAGTTTTGACTGATGCACCTCTAGATGCAACTGGTAGTCCCATGGAAGAATCTTGTGGAGATTGTAATAAGTGTGTGGATATATGTCCCGTGAATGCCTTTAGTGGGCGGTCTTTTAAAATAGATGAACCTCGTGAAGCAAGATATGATGCTCGTAAGTGTGAACAATATTTTAAAGAATTAGAAGAAAAGGGTGAACTACCTGTTTGCGGGCTTTGTATTTATGTCTGTCCCCATGGACAAAAAGGTTGA
- the hypF gene encoding carbamoyltransferase HypF — protein sequence MDKARILVQGIVQGVGFRPTVYRLVKKLKLTGYVRNLGNIVEIVLQGEKKEIEKFVKDLTNKKPPISKISSLDVEWLECEVSEYSNFSILKSSQNFSGSSVIPPDVATCDACLQEINKNDDRRYSYPFTACTDCGPRFTVIESVPYDRERTSMEDFPLCSDCQSEYTDPIDRRYHAEATCCQECGPEVFLYQKSRLNVKNPIKEAANLLDEGNILAIKGIGGTHLVCKVNDEEPVLKLRKRLNRFNQPFACMSPDVSTVKTFTLVSKLEEKVLTSRRRPIVVLKKNEDYFLAPSVAPDLHNIGIMLPYSGLQHLLFEYTEEPAYIMTSANMPGEPMLIRNQEILKNLEGIADYYLLHDRRIVNRCDDSVVRFRGNDLAFIRRSRGYVPEPYDLSPISNDLNVLALGPEIDVTFSLLKEGQCYPSQHIGDTSKYATYQYLQEAINYMMNITQTDSLDVVACDMHPQFFTTQLAQKLSKKYSCPVLPVQHHHAHGGALGLDVGVSEMILIAADGVGYGEDGTAWGGEILHIDLDDKNADYERMGSLIPQKMAGGDLCTKYPARMLISMLQNHYESEHLQKMLIDNYVDYFPHGKTEIDLVMKQLERDFNVGITTSTGRVLDAIAAALHICGERTYEGECAMKLESRAYKGVERFEIPFDIKKYQGRDVLDTSLILKEVLDLMKKRETVNDIALAAQKSLSHGLGELAIKAAADKGITTIGGSGGVFYNESISLSIKKYVEDNGYKFVQHQNSCAGDGSVSLGQAVIAAIKYGK from the coding sequence TTGGATAAAGCTCGAATATTGGTACAGGGAATTGTTCAGGGCGTGGGATTTAGACCCACGGTTTATCGTCTAGTCAAAAAACTAAAACTTACTGGTTACGTTCGAAACTTGGGAAATATTGTAGAAATAGTTTTACAAGGTGAAAAAAAGGAGATTGAAAAATTTGTCAAAGATCTGACTAATAAAAAACCTCCAATTTCTAAGATTTCCTCTCTGGATGTGGAATGGCTTGAATGTGAAGTAAGTGAATATTCTAATTTTTCTATATTGAAAAGTTCGCAGAATTTCTCTGGATCATCAGTTATACCTCCTGATGTTGCCACTTGCGATGCGTGCCTTCAAGAAATAAATAAAAATGATGATAGACGTTATTCTTATCCATTCACTGCCTGTACTGATTGCGGACCTCGATTTACTGTGATAGAATCGGTTCCCTACGATCGAGAAAGGACAAGTATGGAAGATTTTCCTCTCTGTTCTGATTGCCAAAGCGAATATACAGATCCTATAGATCGCCGTTATCATGCAGAAGCCACCTGTTGCCAGGAATGCGGACCTGAAGTTTTTCTCTACCAAAAATCGCGTTTAAATGTTAAAAATCCGATTAAAGAAGCTGCAAATCTCCTGGATGAAGGAAATATTTTGGCCATAAAAGGGATAGGCGGAACCCATTTGGTATGTAAAGTTAACGATGAAGAACCTGTTTTAAAACTTAGAAAACGTTTGAATAGATTCAATCAACCGTTTGCCTGTATGTCTCCTGATGTTTCCACAGTGAAAACATTTACTCTCGTATCAAAATTGGAAGAAAAGGTTTTAACCTCCCGCCGGAGACCCATTGTTGTGCTTAAAAAAAATGAAGATTACTTCCTGGCCCCTTCTGTTGCTCCGGATCTGCATAATATTGGGATTATGCTTCCTTATTCTGGACTGCAACATTTATTGTTTGAATATACAGAAGAACCTGCTTATATCATGACTTCAGCTAATATGCCTGGTGAACCCATGTTAATCAGGAATCAAGAGATTTTAAAGAATTTAGAGGGTATTGCAGATTATTACTTGCTGCATGACCGGCGAATAGTAAACAGGTGCGACGATTCTGTGGTTAGGTTTAGAGGAAATGATTTAGCATTTATCCGCCGATCCAGAGGTTATGTGCCTGAACCTTATGATCTATCCCCTATTTCCAATGATTTAAATGTCCTGGCCCTGGGTCCTGAGATTGATGTTACTTTTTCTCTTCTTAAAGAAGGCCAATGTTATCCATCTCAGCACATTGGTGATACCAGTAAATATGCCACCTATCAATACTTACAGGAAGCCATAAACTACATGATGAACATAACTCAGACCGATTCACTGGATGTGGTTGCTTGTGACATGCATCCTCAATTTTTCACTACTCAACTAGCACAAAAACTTTCTAAAAAATATTCGTGCCCGGTTTTACCAGTGCAACACCATCATGCTCACGGTGGAGCCTTGGGTCTAGATGTGGGTGTGAGTGAGATGATCCTTATTGCTGCTGATGGCGTGGGTTACGGCGAAGATGGAACTGCCTGGGGTGGTGAAATATTACATATTGACCTAGATGATAAAAATGCTGATTATGAACGTATGGGAAGCCTCATTCCTCAAAAAATGGCTGGAGGCGATCTTTGTACCAAATATCCTGCACGAATGCTAATTTCAATGCTCCAGAACCATTATGAATCAGAACACTTACAAAAAATGTTGATTGACAACTATGTGGATTATTTTCCCCATGGAAAAACAGAAATTGACCTAGTAATGAAGCAGCTGGAACGTGATTTTAATGTGGGCATCACAACCAGTACCGGCCGAGTGCTGGATGCTATTGCTGCTGCTCTCCATATCTGTGGAGAACGTACCTATGAAGGAGAATGCGCCATGAAATTAGAATCTCGAGCTTATAAAGGTGTTGAAAGATTTGAGATTCCTTTTGATATAAAGAAATATCAAGGCCGAGATGTGCTGGATACTTCCCTTATTCTCAAAGAAGTTTTAGATCTCATGAAAAAAAGAGAAACAGTGAATGATATAGCTCTGGCTGCTCAAAAATCTTTATCTCATGGTTTAGGAGAGCTTGCAATTAAAGCAGCTGCAGATAAGGGTATAACTACTATTGGAGGGTCTGGCGGAGTATTTTATAATGAATCCATCAGTTTAAGTATCAAAAAATACGTGGAGGATAATGGTTATAAATTTGTTCAACACCAGAATTCCTGTGCAGGTGATGGTTCTGTATCTCTTGGACAAGCTGTTATAGCGGCAATTAAATATGGAAAATAA
- a CDS encoding transcriptional regulator, translated as MDIEAILDVMGCRTRREIINLLREEPRFVSQISRELEIGQKAIIEHLRAMEELGILRSSFKKIERGRPRKYYDMSHDITVNIIINQNTFQVDITDEALSRKQLPSGDEWSRLLNVEHRIRMGQWEAVEELKSLIQLYETLKKRAEDVLEDVEGPKNE; from the coding sequence ATGGATATAGAGGCTATACTTGATGTAATGGGATGCCGAACCCGGCGTGAAATAATTAACTTATTGAGAGAAGAGCCCAGATTTGTTAGCCAAATTTCGAGAGAATTAGAAATAGGACAAAAGGCAATAATTGAACATTTAAGGGCTATGGAAGAATTAGGAATTCTTAGATCTTCTTTTAAAAAGATAGAAAGGGGTCGTCCCAGAAAATATTATGATATGTCCCACGACATAACCGTTAATATTATTATCAATCAGAACACTTTTCAAGTCGACATCACTGACGAAGCATTAAGCAGAAAACAATTACCCTCTGGTGATGAATGGTCCCGCTTGTTGAATGTAGAACATAGAATTCGTATGGGGCAATGGGAAGCTGTAGAAGAATTAAAAAGTTTGATACAACTGTATGAGACACTAAAAAAAAGAGCAGAAGATGTCTTAGAAGATGTGGAAGGACCAAAAAATGAATAA
- the dnaJ gene encoding molecular chaperone DnaJ: protein MAEKRDYYEVLGVDKEADKKDIKKAYRKLAMKYHPDVSEDPESADKFKEISEAYAVLSDEEKRQKYDQFGHAGMNGFSNEDIFNNINFDDIFRGFGFDVGNIFDMFGFGGGRQRHGPQKGSDVYYDLDITLEDAAKGLETDIDVPTTKTCPVCNGSRAEPGSSVKDCPTCGGTGQVRQVSNTPFGQFMNVKTCGQCKGEGKIVENPCKNCHGKGIVRETSNIHINIPPGVETGSRLRVPGEGQAGVRGGPPGDLYVLVNVKQHKLFERDGANLYYEKPVSFVQATLGDEVEVPTIDGKLELKIPSGTQTGSTFRLKGQGLPHLRWSGKGNLYVTVKVVIPKKLSPKQKELLREFADISGDEIYHEDKGFFDKVKDAIGH, encoded by the coding sequence ATGGCAGAAAAGCGTGATTATTACGAAGTCCTTGGTGTGGATAAGGAAGCAGATAAAAAAGATATTAAAAAAGCTTATCGAAAGTTGGCTATGAAATACCATCCTGATGTGAGTGAAGATCCAGAATCTGCAGATAAATTCAAAGAAATAAGTGAAGCATATGCAGTACTCTCAGACGAAGAAAAAAGGCAAAAATATGACCAGTTTGGACATGCTGGAATGAATGGATTCAGTAATGAAGACATTTTTAATAATATAAACTTTGACGATATATTCCGAGGATTTGGATTTGATGTTGGAAATATATTTGACATGTTTGGATTTGGTGGAGGCCGACAGAGACACGGTCCTCAAAAAGGTTCTGATGTTTACTATGATCTGGATATTACGCTAGAAGATGCAGCTAAAGGTTTGGAAACTGATATAGATGTACCAACCACCAAAACTTGTCCCGTGTGTAATGGTTCCCGGGCCGAACCAGGAAGCAGTGTTAAAGACTGTCCAACATGTGGTGGGACAGGACAAGTGCGTCAGGTAAGTAACACCCCTTTCGGACAATTTATGAATGTTAAAACGTGCGGTCAGTGCAAAGGTGAGGGAAAAATAGTTGAAAATCCTTGTAAAAACTGTCATGGTAAAGGAATTGTAAGAGAAACCAGTAATATCCATATAAATATTCCCCCAGGGGTTGAAACAGGGTCACGACTGAGAGTACCTGGAGAAGGCCAGGCTGGTGTTCGGGGCGGCCCTCCTGGAGACTTATATGTACTCGTGAATGTTAAACAGCACAAATTATTTGAAAGAGACGGAGCTAATTTGTACTATGAAAAACCTGTAAGTTTTGTACAGGCTACATTAGGAGATGAAGTTGAAGTTCCTACAATTGACGGGAAATTAGAGTTAAAAATACCTAGCGGAACCCAAACTGGAAGTACTTTTCGTTTAAAAGGACAAGGACTCCCACATCTTCGATGGAGCGGGAAGGGAAATCTTTATGTTACAGTCAAAGTAGTGATTCCTAAAAAGTTAAGTCCAAAACAGAAGGAACTCCTACGTGAGTTTGCTGATATTAGTGGTGATGAGATATATCACGAAGATAAAGGATTTTTCGATAAAGTTAAGGACGCAATTGGACACTGA
- a CDS encoding methyltransferase type 12 encodes MEKKSLEQLLKEKFGQGTEEYDQQRKHVIPCLEDLYQITADLSTVETSQPKILDLGAGTGLLTSYLYERYPQSSFTLLDLSEEMLDIARARFENAPNFSYVVADYLKHDFEGFFDIVVSSLSIHHMEHQNKEVLYHKVYDHLNPGGIFVNVDQVLGPHPANEEEYQNNWMDKIKVDSLSESEKRIMFDRMKLDNPASLEDNLKWLDESGYHDVDVYYKYYNFVVMFGRKK; translated from the coding sequence TTGGAGAAAAAAAGTCTCGAACAGTTGTTAAAGGAAAAGTTCGGTCAGGGAACTGAAGAATATGACCAACAACGCAAACATGTTATTCCATGCCTGGAAGATCTTTACCAAATAACAGCTGATTTATCTACAGTCGAAACTTCCCAGCCAAAGATACTTGATTTAGGTGCTGGTACTGGGCTTCTGACCAGCTACCTTTATGAAAGATACCCACAAAGTAGTTTCACCCTCCTGGACTTATCAGAAGAAATGCTGGACATTGCCCGGGCCAGGTTCGAAAATGCACCAAATTTTAGTTATGTGGTGGCAGACTACTTGAAACATGATTTTGAAGGATTTTTTGATATTGTAGTTTCATCCCTTTCCATTCACCACATGGAACACCAAAATAAAGAGGTCCTGTACCACAAAGTGTATGATCACTTGAATCCGGGTGGTATCTTTGTTAATGTCGACCAGGTTCTGGGACCACACCCTGCCAATGAAGAAGAATATCAAAATAATTGGATGGACAAAATAAAGGTGGATTCCCTCTCTGAATCTGAAAAAAGGATCATGTTTGATCGTATGAAACTGGATAATCCTGCCAGTCTGGAAGATAACCTGAAGTGGCTGGATGAAAGTGGTTACCACGATGTGGACGTTTATTATAAATATTATAATTTTGTGGTTATGTTTGGAAGGAAAAAATAA
- a CDS encoding transcriptional regulator: MQGKNGEYICAVEVAINEIGGKWKSLILCALKDGKLRFSEIGAKLPDITQRMLTKTLRELERDGIINRKVYAEVPPRVEYCLTDKGESVIPILDSLCEWGEKYGTPQIIEIK, from the coding sequence ATGCAAGGAAAAAATGGAGAATATATCTGTGCTGTGGAAGTGGCCATTAATGAAATTGGGGGCAAATGGAAATCATTAATATTATGTGCCTTAAAAGATGGAAAACTACGTTTTAGTGAAATTGGTGCTAAATTACCAGATATTACCCAACGAATGCTTACCAAAACCCTTCGGGAATTGGAAAGAGATGGGATAATAAATAGAAAAGTATATGCCGAAGTGCCTCCCCGAGTGGAATACTGTCTTACTGATAAGGGAGAATCAGTCATACCCATCTTAGATTCCCTTTGCGAATGGGGGGAAAAATACGGAACCCCACAGATAATTGAAATAAAATAA
- a CDS encoding 2-heptaprenyl-1,4-naphthoquinone methyltransferase, with the protein MTSEKPEISRVNRSREDARTSYNKMSKWYDTIAKPEKKYIEIGLKNLAVKEGENVLEIGFGTGDALINLSQSVGDSGKVYGIDISEGMLEVTKSKLEKEGLLERTRLVLGDAFKLPFDDEFFDVLFMSFTLELFDTPEIPELLAECKRVLKIGGRIGVVAISEKDVDNVMTKLYKWAHMKFPSYVDCRPIYTKQELEKSGFTIMRLDDFSMWELPVDVVVAKK; encoded by the coding sequence ATGACATCTGAAAAACCAGAAATCAGCAGGGTAAATAGATCCCGGGAAGATGCAAGAACCAGCTATAATAAAATGAGTAAATGGTACGATACCATTGCTAAACCAGAAAAAAAATACATTGAGATCGGATTGAAAAATCTGGCTGTTAAAGAAGGGGAAAATGTTTTAGAGATAGGTTTTGGAACTGGAGATGCATTAATAAACTTAAGCCAGTCAGTAGGAGATTCAGGTAAAGTTTATGGAATTGACATATCAGAAGGCATGCTCGAAGTTACTAAATCTAAATTAGAAAAAGAAGGATTATTGGAAAGAACTCGTCTGGTTTTAGGGGACGCTTTTAAACTCCCTTTTGATGATGAATTTTTTGATGTTTTGTTTATGAGTTTTACTCTGGAACTTTTTGACACTCCCGAAATACCAGAACTTCTTGCTGAGTGCAAAAGGGTCTTAAAAATTGGGGGGCGAATTGGAGTGGTAGCCATATCTGAAAAAGATGTGGATAATGTCATGACTAAACTTTACAAATGGGCGCACATGAAATTTCCCTCTTATGTGGATTGTAGACCAATTTATACTAAACAAGAACTGGAAAAATCAGGTTTTACTATCATGAGGCTGGATGATTTTAGCATGTGGGAGCTTCCAGTGGATGTAGTAGTGGCTAAAAAATAA
- a CDS encoding GNAT family N-acetyltransferase yields the protein MVNLTFIDTGSETLDLIQPLWEKLNEHHLNQKSDFNEHYANFTFQDRKEVLLRKSHDGDMFINLAEDKDSGLILGYCITTLSSENGGEIYSIYVEEKYRSLGIGSEIMKRALKWMDEKGVNTKKVVVGVGNQKAMSFYEGYGFHPRSITLEQTIKPNKR from the coding sequence ATGGTAAATCTAACATTTATTGACACTGGATCTGAAACTCTGGATTTAATCCAGCCATTATGGGAAAAACTCAATGAACATCACCTGAATCAAAAATCAGATTTCAATGAACATTACGCAAATTTCACTTTCCAGGATCGCAAGGAAGTGCTCTTGAGGAAATCTCATGATGGGGACATGTTCATTAATCTGGCTGAGGATAAAGACTCTGGACTTATATTGGGATACTGTATCACTACTCTATCCTCTGAAAACGGGGGAGAAATTTATTCCATCTATGTTGAAGAAAAATATAGGTCTCTGGGCATTGGTAGCGAGATAATGAAACGTGCTCTGAAATGGATGGATGAAAAAGGTGTGAATACTAAAAAAGTGGTGGTGGGTGTGGGTAACCAGAAAGCAATGTCATTTTATGAAGGTTATGGATTTCATCCCCGGTCAATAACACTTGAACAAACAATTAAACCTAATAAAAGGTAA